Genomic segment of Dromaius novaehollandiae isolate bDroNov1 chromosome 6, bDroNov1.hap1, whole genome shotgun sequence:
AACCTGACGGTCCCGGTGGGGCTGAACGTCACCCTGACCTGCTACGTGCAAGCCAGCCCTTCCCCAGCCGTCTGGTGGACCTACGCACTCAAACTTTTAAGGGCGTTTAATGGTAAGCacagtcattttttttatttatggttTGCTACTCAAAGTATGCAGGCCTTCAGGCCAGCTAGTCACCACCTGCGCGCCCAGCCTGCGTGCAGCATCATGGTTTTGAGCGTTGCATTAACCCAAACAACCTTTACCGTCCTGCCTGTCTGGGCAGCTCCAGCTGGCCTGGGAAGAGCTGCTTCAACAAGGAGCTTGGGCAAAGACGAAAGGAGCAGGGTCTCATTTTTGTGGTTATGTGTGAGTTTTTATTAGTAGCTCTTTCAGCATGATACATGATGTAAGAACTATTGATAATACATCAATCATATATATGTGTTATAATAAATATGTAgttatctatacatatatatgtacatgggTATGTGTGTAAACGTGTAGTATGTGTAGTTATGTATTATATACAAATAATTATTTATGTGCGGCTCAgcatatctctgtgtgtgtgtgtgtgtgtgtgtgtgtgtgtgtgtgtgcgcgtgtgtgtgtgcgtgtgtgcgtgtgtatttttttatatagatatatgtatatatttttatatatatatacatatataaaaataaaactgtaccATATAGGTACATATCTGTCGCTACCTTTATGAATGTACCGTGTGAGTGTAAGCATGCACACCCCAGCGCATGTGTGCCTCTGTACTATTCCCCTATGTTTTCTCAAGAAAAACCCAAAGCACAGATGCCCAAAAGTCCTGGGGCCTGACTGCATCCGCTCACCTGTTCTACAGCCACCGATAGATACTGCCGTTCTCCATAAAACCCATGAATTTATCTATTTATTTCGCTGAAGGCCTCATAATATCagtccttttccctccctcccctcctccaggCTCTCACCTGCCCTTCCTCATGCTTGTTTTCACCAGGAGCCTCCGCTAGGGAGAGGGCAAGCTGCAGTTTCCGTAAAGGCACCATGCCTAATGCGTGCAGCGCGCGCCCACGCTCTGTGTGTGCCCAGCAAGCTGCTACATAAACACGACAGCTTTAGCCAGCCAGCTTGGACGCACATGGGCTTtacttttgcattttagcagccctTGCGCATGCCACGCTCAGGTGGGGGCTGTGCAGGGGCACTGGCACTGACCCCCTCTCCCCCGCAGTGTCCATGCAGCCGGTGGGCGAGGAGACGGTGCGCTCGGAGCTGCACATCCCAGCCGCCCGGCCAGCTGACGCCGGCAGCTACACCTGCGCCGCCGCCAACTTCCTGGGCAACGCCTCCGTCGCCATCGCCCTGCGGGTCGGGACGCCACtggccgcccccgctgccgccaccACCGCCACGGCAGGGCCCCTGGGGGCTGGCAGTGCTGAGGGCGGCGCCCACGTGGAGGTGCGCATCGCCAAGCAGACGGTGTACGGCATCACGCTGGAGTGGCGCGCGGCGGCCGCTGAGCCCGGCGACACCTGGTACACGCTGCACCTGGGCCGCTACGACGCCGCCCGCAAGGACACGGTCTCCGTGGGCCCCGGCGTGCACACCTACTCCGTGGGCGACCTGCTGCCCGCCACCAAGTACGAGGTGTGTGTGGCCGTGCGCGACCAGGCCCCCCGCAAGGGCCAGTGCGTCGTCTTCGTCACCGGCAGCGACATCAGCCAGCTGGAGCAGCGGGAGAAGCTCATCCACATCGTGGTCATCGTGTGCGCCATGGTGCTGGCGGTGCCCGCCGGCATGTACGCCTGCACCGCcgaggcccggcccggctgccTGGTCCGCGGGCTGGCgccctgccgccggggccgccgcggggaccgggcgccgcggggcggccaCGACAGCAGCCTCGACAGCCTGCCCGGCGGCAGCGAGGACGGGCTctgccgccccggcaccgccgccagCAACGGCAAGCGGCTGCCCCGGGCGTGCGAGGAGCCCGAGCGCCCCGGCAAGGCCCGGCCCGGCCACAGGAACAGCGCCGACCTCTACTAGCCCCCATGGCCAAGAGATCGCGCCTTGCTTTCTTGCCAATGTGAGGGTTCTGGTTCTAGACGGACTCCCTCAGACAGCACCTGCGTGCAGAGGGGTGTCACGGTGCTGCCCCATGCAGGGCCGTGGCGTGGGGCCGGGGAGCCGCCAGCAGGGTCCCAACTGTGGGGCCAGCACATGCACGAGcgcacacatacatgtatatatgcgcgtgtgtgtgtgtgtgtgtgtgtgtgtgtgtgtgtgtgtgtgtgtgtgtgtatatatacatacatacatacatacatacacacacacacacacacacacacatacacactcacatatatacacacacacacgcgcgccccccccaccccccgccccgcatGCCCCCCCACCTCAGAGTCACCAAGTAAAGGAAtacagcttgggggggggggtggtgttAGTTTTTTTTGTGTCAGATTTAAGCAGCCAGTTAACATTAAGGGCTCTAATATGTTTCTCAAGCTCAAACagataattaaaaatgtttttcaatataTAAGTAAGTTAGTTAAGAACATTTGACCATGTGtgtgaggttttgttttttttttttcccccacagtgaCTGCTCCACACGcgcgtgtgtgtatgcacatgtgcatgcatgtgtgtatgtatgcgtgtatttttttttttttttttttttttaagtcacagtCACTGAGTAGAAGTGATGCCTCTCTCTAgaggccaaaaaaataaaaaaaataaaaaaaaatttaaaaaaaggaattaaaaaaaggggggagaaaagcACCCGGCCCCTGCTCCCAGAGCTTTGCAGCACAACCAGAGCACATGGCCAAGGGCCCCTGCAGCCTGGGCACCATGTGCTGCTGTAGCCAGCAGCAAATAACCAGAGTAGAAGCTCAGCTTTAAGCAGAGGTAAAGCCTAACATGAGGTTTTGCTTTGTGGCAGTTTGGCTTGCTAGGTGTATTTTGGCAACACAAGATAGGCTTCCCTATTTATTCTCGTGTACCTCTCTTAGGGCCTACGTTTCCTCCTCCAGTGCTCCCTGCGCCCCGACCTCCGTGCACAGCTCTTTAACCAGCTGCATGTTTTGTCAGTGCTGACTTTCACCGTTACACTTCAAGGGAGTTTGCAGTCTTGTTATTCTTAGTGTTAAAGCAATAAGCCAATTTTTCAGAATATGCAGTTGTTCCTTTATTTCTATTCTTCTGTAGTTAAAAATTGCATGGGAGCCTCACCGCGGGCTCATGTCCGTGCCGGCCTGGCAGGGCTCAGCGTGGGCGTCCCTGGTGTGGCGTCGCGCCGCACGGCGCTCAGTGCACAGCGCGGATGGGCACACCGTGGCTGGCCCCGAGGCGCCCAAGCTGCACCGTCGTCGATGCCGACCCCCAGCGGCTGCTGAGGAGCCAGCACTGGGCATCTCTGTGCGGCCGCCTGCGTTACGCAGTCAAAAAGCTGTCATGTAATATTTTCTTGCCTCTGCATGCACAAATAcaagtttgttttcaaaaaagaaactggaaacCTGACACTTTATAAGCTTGCATTTGCTGTGTAAATGAGAATAAAAAAGTCAATTGAATGAAACCTTCTTAGAAAAACAAGCTCACTTGAAGCCCCTCCACTGGCCTCTCCAGCTGAAAAAGGACAACTTAGAGACGAAATGTCAAAAAGTCAGTGGGCTGATTATCTCCCGCCATTACACACCCTGATTTCAGAGGCTGCAGGTTAAATCAAGCCCCCTTACAGGCCGGGCAAGCAGTTAGGCTTTGCAAGGCATCTCTCGCTGTGcaaggcagagctgagctgggtcTGTTGGGGCGACGGGTCAGGGACCCACAGAGGGGGCTGCGCACAGCGCAGAGCGAGCCCCAACCCAGGGCCTGCAACCCCTGACCTCGTCCCGTCTCAGCTGCCGCAGCCCCGCAACGACACACCAGTGAAAGGCAAAACATCTGATGATCGTGCACAGAAAGTCAGTAGATGATAACAGACCCAGAGAGTATTCGCAGTGCAAAACATAGATCTGTCTCACACTTACCATTGTAAATGTAATTTGTAAATGTAACATGCCCTCTCAAGAGAAGTTTTttgctccctcctctcctgccactggggacaTGCAGGTGTCCCGTCCGCTTAAAGCAGGCAGAAAGACATCGCTGTCAGCAGAAACACACCACGAGCGTAAGCaacttttacagatttttttttttttatttattaaaaaaaccccgaAGTTGAAACACAGAGTAACTGGAAAAAAGTTTCACGATATAGTAATAAAACATCTTTATTCCCTCTTAAATACATCTCTAAGACTATAAGCCCATAATTCCTGTTAAATCTCACTTACTTGAATGGTCCTTATAGGCTTTCCTCATTTGAGAATGAACATTAAATACTGGCTTTGATACAGCATCAGGAAAACAGTAGCACAGCGATTAACAAGCTTTTGGTTCCTCGTGAAACTTGGTAGAAACCGACTTGGACATGACCAGCGCCGGGAGGGTGCTCGGGCAAagggccggcagcggcggcgacgCGGGTGCCAGCGCTCTGCAGGCTGGTGGGCCCCAAAAGCGGCAATACCCACCacgctgccgggggggggcaggcggcaAAACCCAgcggaggaaaggaaagaaacagcaggaaaagtgtTGGTGGCACAGGAGCAAATCACCAGCATGGGCGCGATGGAAAATGGCACAAGTAGGAAGTTGCCAATTTGCTGTCAGTGCCCGGCGCTGCCAGGAGCAGCCCCGCTCGCGCCACGCAGCCCACCGCCCTGCCAGGGAAATGCTGCCTGTCAGCCCCGTTCAGGGCATCATACTCTGTTTAAACTGTCTTTAAAGACGAATTTTTTAGCTGCCTGTTTCCTCACTCAAAGACGTCCCCTGCGCAGTCCTAAATGGCAGGAAGCTCATGCACGgagtgcttcccccccccccccccccaaaaaaataccCGGCTCGTTGCTCCTCAGCgctctgcagccctgctcctgaTCCACACGCAGCGAGCCCAGTCCCGCCGCCCCACGTGCCCAGAAACGGCGCGTTTGGGAAGAGCCGGGTCCCGCAGGTCGGACACGCGGTGCCGAGAGAAAGCGCCATGCAACGGCGAGCCGGAAGCCCTGTCTTTGGCAGGTGCGGTCGGGGCCCGAGTCTGCCGCGGCCCGCACCCGCCTGCACCGCTCGGAAACACCGCGCATCTCAACCTACAGTGAGGTGCCAACCACGGTCACCCTCTGCCTTGTAGGAAACCAACAGTAACTTtgaattaaagtaaaaaaatatataatttttcctGTTAAGTTGGCTAATTTCTCTTTCAACCAGCTGTCGCCTAAGCTGATGAAGTCATGGTGAAAATGAAGGGAAGCCAGGCctgacatacatatatatgtgtgtgtgtgtgtgtatatatatatatatatatatatataaaaatatatatatatatacacacacacacacacacacacacacacacacacacacacacacatatatgtatatatatgcctTAAGGGGAAAGGATGAAGCCAGCTGGAGGGCCACGGCTTGTTCCTAGCTCCTGTATCTGCCAGGAGGCAACTGTGAAGCCCCGGGAGGGTGCGACGGCTCCCGGCGCCACCGCAATGGCTTCAGGTGAGCGGTGCAGGAGAAGCCGGGAAGaagctgctgcccagccagggccGAGGGAGGGCACAGGGTCCCCGTGGCTGGGCCAAAAGGCCAGGTAATGGGTTAAGGAGAGAggagccctggagggagctgctggTCTGGCTGAAATGACAATAGAAAGCAGTTTAAGAAGAGTCTTGATGACATCCTTGAATTAACACAGCTCCCAGAAAACCCCCTGGCAGGCCAGCACCACCGCcgtgcgcggggccgggctgtgGGCGCTCCCCAGCCAGCCGCCGCTCGCCACCTCCGCCAGGTGATGGCAACAGCCGGACCCAACCGCTGAGTCAAGCTCCCACTTACTTCCACTTTTCAGCCAAACACCAGGCTGACATTTTactccccctctcctccctggcGAGCCAGCATGTCTAGATGTCCCTCCCAGTCTGAGGAAAAGATGTCCCCAGAAATGAACGTGAGCACAGCTGCGGAGCAGATCCAGCGAAAAAGATGCTCCGCCTCTGGTGCCTTTTTACTGTCATGTAACAGGGAAAAGATGGTCTGTAAAAACCAGGTGCCCTCCCCCTGCTTAACTGTTGCATAATTCAGCCAAAAATGCTGAGAAGACAAACCAGAATATTTTAAGGGAATCTCATTTTGTACTTGCCAgtccctggggcaagccaggagCGGTGATGAAATACCTTCCCCAACACCTCCTGCCAGAAGCGTACAAAAGCAAATAATCTTCCCAGACACTTTCCGACCAACATATGCGAGTCTCCCGCAGTtgtctgtatttttcatttaccaCTTTTTCCTCACAGTTTTACCTTGCCTTTCCTGCTGCTTTAATCATGCCTCTCTCCCGCTGGCCTCCCCCTCGTTAGGGGCTGCGGTGTGGGAAGGAGGCAGCATCGCGCGAGCGCTGTTACCAAATTTCCATGCTTGCATCCTGCCCCAGCTGGGCTATAAAAGACCGGGGCGGCCTTCCCGCTCCCTTATTAGCAGGCGTGTCTAGCGctgaagcagagagcagcacGTCAACGCACGCCGGAAAAATCCAGCAAAAGCTGCAGGGAATGAGAAACACCTCAGCGCTGGCTCACCTCCAGGATCGAGGGGGCTTCAGCCACGTGCACACTGCACTGCTGGCTGCTGTGAAGGACGCAGTGCACCTAGGACAACCGATACGAGCAACCCACTGACGAGCTACCTACGCACAAAAAACAGCGCACCCGCTCCGACGGGCACCCCCGCACGGACGCAATGCGCTCGCCACAGTCAGGCCAGCAGGTCGGTCACTGCAAGTGAGCGGTTTTTAGGCACCTCAAGCCCATCTGCTGGACCAGGTGAGATGTGGCACCAGGAAGCgccctggctgcagggcaccgCTGTCCAGAAACCAGGACTCCAAAACAGAGGCAACCCAAACCACCGGTCACTTTGGGACGCTCTGGGTGAAACCCCTGTAGTTAGCGCCCCGGTGAGACAGCCGTGGGGAGGACACACAACCTGCAGGAACTGCAGTCGCAACGGGGCGCCAGCAGCGGCGTTGGCCATGGTGGGACAGGTCTGCAGCGCGCAGTACTTGCACAAGGTGAAGGGCGATCATCACGGCAAGGAGCCACTTGCAGCTCGCTGGGTGTTGGACGACACGGGGAAGACCAGAGCACACAAATACACCCAGGCACAGCCGCCACCGGCTGCGTCTC
This window contains:
- the LRIT2 gene encoding leucine-rich repeat, immunoglobulin-like domain and transmembrane domain-containing protein 2 translates to MSSLGSGPWQDLFLRQGRLQLIGFAPWRLWACLVQTLHSAFLKKNMDPIFHIFLLLLAFHKINPSLSSCVTGCSCSKDGFGRSLLCMSALLTKIPENIPQDIRKIRIENSHLTELPRGSFSNVSALEYLWLNFNNITVMHLKSLEDLQALKELRLQGNKLSSVPWTAFQDTPALKILDLKHNRLDVLPEHALRYLPNLTYLDLSSNQLTVISREVFSSWPVYQRSQRAEGKMDHAANAVLALHGNPWLCDCRLRGFVQFIKSVGPPIILMNSYLTCSSPKFRAGKFFHEVELNSCMKPLTSALDTNLTVPVGLNVTLTCYVQASPSPAVWWTYALKLLRAFNVSMQPVGEETVRSELHIPAARPADAGSYTCAAANFLGNASVAIALRVGTPLAAPAAATTATAGPLGAGSAEGGAHVEVRIAKQTVYGITLEWRAAAAEPGDTWYTLHLGRYDAARKDTVSVGPGVHTYSVGDLLPATKYEVCVAVRDQAPRKGQCVVFVTGSDISQLEQREKLIHIVVIVCAMVLAVPAGMYACTAEARPGCLVRGLAPCRRGRRGDRAPRGGHDSSLDSLPGGSEDGLCRPGTAASNGKRLPRACEEPERPGKARPGHRNSADLY